A genomic stretch from Ficedula albicollis isolate OC2 chromosome 4A, FicAlb1.5, whole genome shotgun sequence includes:
- the CYSLTR1 gene encoding cysteinyl leukotriene receptor 1 — protein sequence MTALSPNLSCHHHSIDDFRNSVYSTLYSMISITGFVGNGVVLYVLIRTYRQKTAFQVYMLNLALSDFLCVLTLPLRVIYYVHKGHWFFSDFLCRLSSYALYVNLYCSIFFMTAMSFFRCIAIVFPVRNIGLVSEKKAKFVCVGIWVFVTLTSAPFLRNGTYEHGNKTKCFEPPENSQKKNLVVILDFIALFVGFILPFVVITICYTMIIRTLLRNSLRKNEANRRKAVWMIVIVTATFLVSFTPYHVLRTVHLHALRRQGPACGHAVFLQKAVIVPLPLAAANCCFDPLLYFFSGGNFRQRLTTLRKVSSSSLSQAFRKKVSVKDKEEEPFGESQRENGKAAVAPL from the coding sequence ATGACAGCGCTGTCCCCCAACCTCTCGTGCCACCACCACTCCATCGACGACTTCCGCAACAGCGTCTACTCCACGCTCTACTCCATGATCAGCATCACGGGCTTCGTGGGGAACGGCGTGGTGCTCTACGTGCTGATCCGCACCTACCGCCAGAAAACGGCCTTCCAGGTCTACATGCTCAACTTGGCCCTGTCCGACTTCCTGTGCGTGCTCACGCTGCCCCTGCGCGTCATCTACTACGTGCACAAGGGCCACTGGTTCTTCAGCGACTTCCTGTGCCGCCTCTCGTCCTACGCGCTCTACGTCAACCTCTACTGCAGCATCTTCTTCATGACGGCCATGAGCTTCTTCCGCTGCATCGCCATCGTCTTCCCGGTGCGCAACATCGGCCTGGTGTCGGAGAAGAAGGCCAAGTTCGTGTGTGTCGGCATCTGGGTGTTCGTCACGCTGACGAGCGCGCCCTTCCTGCGCAACGGCACCTACGAGCACGGCAACAAGACCAAGTGCTTCGAGCCGCCCGAGAACTCCCAGAAGAAAAACCTGGTGGTGATCCTGGATTTCATCGCCCTCTTCGTGGGCTTCATCCTCCCCTTCGTCGTCATCACCATCTGCTACACCATGATCATCCGCACGCTGCTGCGCAACTCGCTGCGCAAGAACGAGGCCAACCGCCGCAAGGCCGTGTGGATGATCGTCATCGTCACCGCCACCTTCCTGGTCAGCTTCACGCCCTACCACGTGCTGCGCACCGTGCACCTGCACGCGCTGCGCCGCCAGGGCCCCGCCTGCGGCCACGCCGTCTTCCTGCAGAAAGCCGTCATCGTCCCCCTGCCCCTGGCGGCCGCCAACTGCTGCTTCGACCCCCTCCTCTACTTCTTCTCCGGGGGGAACTTCCGGCAGCGGCTCACCACGCTGAGGAAGGTGTCCTCCTCCAGCTTGTCGCAAGCCTTCAGGAAAAAGGTCTCCGTGaaggacaaggaggaggagCCCTTTGGAGAAAGCCAGAGGGAGAATGGAaaggcagctgtggctcctTTGTAA